The DNA region CCCCATACATGCGGCCTCATCGCATGTGTGGGATCATTCGCGCGAAGGGCGAACCCAACGATTTATCATGATTAACAGTGACCTACACCATCGCAGCCTTCTACCGCTTCACCGCCGTATCCGACCCCGCCACACTCGCGGAGAAGCTGCGCTCCGCCTTTCGTGACACCGACCTCTCGGGCACCACCCTCATCGCCCCCGAGGGCGTCAACGGCACCATGGCCGCCTCCGCCGAAACCATCGAGCGTCTCCTCGATCTCCTCACCCAGGAGACCGGCCTCGACCGCGCCGAGGTCAAGTTCTCCTCCTCCACCGAGCGCCCCTTCGGCCGCCTCAAGTTCCGCGTCAAGCGCGAGATCATCACCTTCCGCGACGCCGCCGTCGATCCCACGCGCCCCGGCCAGTACGTTGAACCCGAGCAGTGGAACGCGCTCATCGCCGACCCCGATGTGCTCCTGCTCGACACCCGCAACCACTACGAGACCGGGATCGGCACCTTCGACGGAGCCACCGTCCCCAACACCGATAAGTTCTCCGACTTCGTCGCCTACGTCCGCGACAATCTCGACCGCGACAAGCACCGCAAGGTCGCCATGTTCTGCACCGGAGGCATCCGCTGCGAAAAAGCCTCCGCCTTCATGCTCCAGGAGGGCTTCGACGAGGTCTACCACCTCAAGGGCGGCATCCTCAAATACCTCGAGCAGGTCCCCGAACCCGAAAGCAAGTGGCAAGGCCAGTGCTACATCTTCGACCGCCGAACCTCAGTAGGCCACGAAGACTTCTAGTACAGGGTCGAGGGTGTAGGGAATAGGGAATAGAAAGCCGGGTGCCCCATACATGACGCGGCCTCATCGCGGCATGTGTGGGCATTCGCACAGAGCGCGAACCGCATCTGGGTACCCCAAGGCTTCAGCCTTGGGCCTCTACACCAGCTAAAACGAGCGAGGGGCTTTAGCCCCTGGGGTTCAATCCGCCGGTCTATACATGACGCAGTCTGCATGGGACATTCGCCCTATACGGCGCGAACAGCGTTCAGCCAGACGCAACAAGAATCTGAGAGAATGCAGCAGCGACAACTCCAGGAGAACTTAGCAATGAACAAACTCTACTCGCTCATCCTGAAGCGCGGCCTGATCCTCGCCGGCGCCGTCACCCTTTGCGCCTCGACCAGCGCCTTCGCCCAGAACAAGGCCATCGACTTCAAGCCCGGCAACCCCTTCAGCGACGCCGTCGTCGCGGGCAACACCCTCTATGTCGCCGGACAGCAGGGCCCCGGCGCCAACGGCAAGGTCGCAGGCCTCGACATCACCGCGCAGACCACCAATACCATCGCCGCCATCAAGAAAGTCGTCGAGAAGGCCGGCTTCAAGATGAGTGACATCGTCTCCGCGACCGTCTACATCACCGACCTCAACGACGTCCCCGCGATGAACAAGGTCTACATCAAGGAGATGCCCGACCCCAAGCCCGCCCGCGCCACCGTCAAGGTCGCCGGCCTCATCGGCGACGCCAAGATCGAGATCTCCGTCATCGCCGTCAAGCACTAACCAAACCGCAAAAACCAATGCCCCACACATACGCCTGTGTGGGGCATTCGCACGTAATCCCCAACCGCCGTGTCATTCCGATGCGAAGCGCAGCGGAGCCGAGGAATCCCCCGCATTTTTTGCAGGATGCCAGTAGGAACTATGGGGCCTCAGGTGTGACTCCAGATGTGGGGAACATTCGCGCAAAGCGCGAATCGCATCGCTTAAGGGCACGGCTTCAGCCGTGCCGCAAACGAATCGAACATGCAAGCGGCTTTAGCCGCTGAGGTACGTTTCGACGAGTTACAATCCCAGCGATGCCATCACCCGAACCACAATCAGCACTAGGCGATTTTTATGTAGAGCCCAACTGCTGCACCTCGTGTGGAGTTCCACAGATGGTCGCCCCGGATCTCGTAGGGTGGACAAATGAAGAGTATCCTCAGTGCCTTTGGAAGAAGCAGCCGGAAGATGAACACGAACTGCAACAAGCCTTTGCCATCTTCGATGACCAGGAGCTAGGGTGCCATCGCTATAGAGGCAGCGATCCTCAAATTCAGCAACGAGTAGGTTTCGAAAACTGCGACCACAAAGGCATCAGAAGATGGGGATCAATTTGGGAAGAATCCGCACCTGACGCGGAACCCCAATTTACTGGCAGCGAAGGTTTTCTTCGCAAACTTTGGTCAAAGCTCTCACGTCGGAATACCTGATCAAAAAGATACAAATAAAGTTACAAATAGCAAACATGATTTTAGCTTGTGAAGTAGGCAGAGCGTGTCCTGTAAATACGCAATTACCCAATTCCTCTAAGATAATAGTGACGCGATGCTGCACTCACCCACCATCGAAGTCCTCGAGTCCCGCCTTCGCACCCTCCTCCCCGAGCAATATCAGGACACCTACGACGACGTGAAACCCACCTCTATGGGCTCAGCCGGGCTCAAGTACGACCGCGAAGGCCGCGTCGCATGGGACGAGATGTGGCAGTCCTTCTGCGATCTCGCCATGGCGGGCGGCCCTCCGCACAAAGGCACGCTCCTCGAACCCGCCGCCACCGAAGAGATCGAGGCGCACCCCAACCGCTATCGCTGGGTCACCGAAGAGCTCTCCCGCGGCATCGAGATGGTCACCGGCCTCGCCGCCTTCCCCGCCGACGACCCTGGCTGGGTGCAGGTCGACTGCACCAGCCTCGCCATGACCGGCTGGCTCACACGCGCCATCACCATGGAGAACATCTCCGCCCGCTCCGAAGGCATGGCGCTCTTCCTCCCCGCCGGACCCTTCTACCGCGTCGAGAAGGAGACCAAAAACGTCATCACCTCCATCGCCAAGACCTGCCACTACTGGCTCGGCCACACCTTCGCCCAGCAGCACCGCGCCATCGGCGACCTCTTCGTGCAGATGCAGCAGGAGTCCCCACTCCTCACCCCCGCACCCCGGCCCGCCACAAATCCGGCTGCCCCATATCTGGCGGCCTCATCGCCAGATGTGGGAGATTCGCGTGAAACGCGAACCTTCACCCACGCCACCCTCAAAGAGAAGACCGCCGCCGCCATCCACCAGCAGACCGGCCTCGCACCCTCAAACCATCACTACTCCGACTGGCTAGGCCTCGCGTGTCCCAACGTCCACTCTGCCGTCTGGATGATGCGCATGATCGTCGCCGCCAACGCCCTCTCCCGCCGCGAAGCCACCACCGTCTTCATTCCCCTCAACCCCGCCACCGACCCCGCAGGCGAAACCGCCACGCGCCTCATCACACAGACCCACCGCTTCGCCAAAGAGCGCAACATCCTGCCCATCAAATAGATACTCACACCTTGTCATCCTGAGAGAGCCGAAGAGCCTGCTCTGAGCTTGTCGAAGGGGACCTGCATTTTTGCAGGATGCGAATAGGAACCACTTGTCATTCCGTAGCGAAGCGAGGAATCTGCTTTCCTCCATCCTTGAATGCTCCAGGGGCCTTTATGTCAATAGGGTATGATTTTTTGTAAATAACACTTGACATAACCTCCAGGCCTAAGCCATCCTTTTTATGTCAATAACACTTGACATAAAGACAACGGAGAACGACAACATGAATCAACCAAAAGCACAGACGAATGGCTATCAGTCGCGGATTTGTTCGAGCAGCATACGGCTCCTATGCTGGACGGGCGCATGGCTGGCGGCCACGGCGCTGATGAAATTCGGGCCTATATCTCTCTGGAACCAGGCTTCGGTATTAACCCTGCTGGCGGTCGGTCTGAACGTCGCCGTTGGTATCGGCATGGTTCTGGCCAACAAAGCGTACATTGCGCAACTGGATGAGCTCCAGCAGAAGGTCTATCTCAACGCACTGGGGATCACGGTGGGAGTCGCCCTGATCGCCGGCGTCCCGCTTTCGGTGATGGGCCTCTACCACGTGATCTCCTTTCATCCGGAGATCTGGCACCTGCTGCTGCTCATGGGGCTGACGTTTATCTTCTCCTTCTCCTACGGCAACTGGCGGTACCGATGAAGAACCGGCTCAAAGTGCTGCGCGCCGAGCGCAACTGGACGCAGGCCGAGTTGGCCAACGCCCTCGATGTCTCCCGGCAGACGATCAACGCCATCGAGACCGGCAAGTTCGACCCCAGCCTTCCGCTCGCCTTCCGCGCCGCCCGTCTCTTCGGTCTGCGTATCGAAGAGATCTTTCACGACGAAGTGCCCAGACGCCTTGCATCGGAGATCGAATAGGCAACTCCCACTATTGTGGAGTTCTTCAGAGACGCCGCTCATGTAGGCTTATCCACAGCAATTCAGGCATTCTCAGCACCGCGAACAGACCCTAAGCTCCCGCGCAGGCCCCACAAGCTCCGCTCCACGTGTGTCCTGCCGATGCGCACAGGAAGAGGCATATGATATCGGTCGCCATCGTCGGTTCGGGCCCTTACGCTCTGTCGCTTGCCGCACACCTCAATCCCCTGGATGTGGACTACCGTATCTTTGGCCCCGTCATGGAGGCCTGGGACAAGCACATGCCTCCCGGAATGTTCCTGAAATCCGACGGCTTTGCCTCCGACCTCTATGCTCCCGGCGACGGTTACCGCCTCGAACAATACTGCCGCGAAAACGACATTCCCTACGCGCCCGTAGGCCCGCCCGTCAGGCGCACCACCTTC from Acidobacteriota bacterium includes:
- a CDS encoding rhodanese-related sulfurtransferase, giving the protein MTYTIAAFYRFTAVSDPATLAEKLRSAFRDTDLSGTTLIAPEGVNGTMAASAETIERLLDLLTQETGLDRAEVKFSSSTERPFGRLKFRVKREIITFRDAAVDPTRPGQYVEPEQWNALIADPDVLLLDTRNHYETGIGTFDGATVPNTDKFSDFVAYVRDNLDRDKHRKVAMFCTGGIRCEKASAFMLQEGFDEVYHLKGGILKYLEQVPEPESKWQGQCYIFDRRTSVGHEDF
- a CDS encoding helix-turn-helix transcriptional regulator; the encoded protein is MKNRLKVLRAERNWTQAELANALDVSRQTINAIETGKFDPSLPLAFRAARLFGLRIEEIFHDEVPRRLASEIE
- a CDS encoding RidA family protein — translated: MNKLYSLILKRGLILAGAVTLCASTSAFAQNKAIDFKPGNPFSDAVVAGNTLYVAGQQGPGANGKVAGLDITAQTTNTIAAIKKVVEKAGFKMSDIVSATVYITDLNDVPAMNKVYIKEMPDPKPARATVKVAGLIGDAKIEISVIAVKH